CCTCGAGAACATCACCCGGCCCGCCCGCTTCCAGATCCTCACGGACCACACGTTCCGCCAGAACGACCCCGCCGTCGTCGGCGTCGAGATCGGCGGCGGCCGCCTCCGGCGCAACTCCCGCGTCGTGAAGTTCGACGGCGACGAGCCCGAGCGCGTCGGCCAGCTCAAGTCCATCCAGGACGAGGGCGAGGACGTCGACGAGGCCACGACCGGCGAGCGCGTCGCCGTCTCCATCGACGGCCCCACCGTCGGCCGCGACATCGAGGAGGGCGACGAGCTCTGGACCGAGATCCCCGAGAAGCACGCCAAGATCCTCGAACAGGAGCTCACCGAGGACATCACCGCCGACGAGCGGGAAGTCCTCCACCAGTACCTGGAGACCCGCCGCAACCGGGACCCCTTCTGGGGGAAGTGACCGCCGAGTAGCGCGGGCTCTCTCTTCTCGTCGTCGCTCGTCGTGGATCGCCGTGGAGCGACGCGTCGTCACGTGAGCGCTCCCGATAGCGACTACCGTCCGTCGTGGCGGGCGACCCCGCGCTTTTGTGCCGTCGACCCGAAAGAACGGGTACGACAGTCACCACGAGGCGGCCAGCAGCGGGTAATAATATTTAATTAGAAGGCGCTCGTCGTCGCACACGTGTCCCCCAGCCCCTCGCTCGCGACGGCGGACCTGGTGCTGGTCGCCGTCGCGGTCTCGATGCTCGTCGCGTGGGTCGCAGCAGCCGTTACCTCCTTACAGCTCGGGGTGGCGCTCGGCGCGGGGAGCGTGCCAGCGTCGGGCACCATCGGCTACGCGCTGTTCTACGACCCGCCGAACGAGGACTGACGGGCTGTCCGCCGCGGTAGCGTCGCGACTGTCCAGTGAAACCGACGGCGAAAACCCGCGTCTCGATCGACGACCCCCGTCGACCCCTTACTGTGCGGCGGGCACCGCGCCGTCTCCCATCGCCTGTTTCACCTGGAGGGCGGCCGACGCGGCGAGTCCGTGCACCAGGTCGGTGCGTTCCTCGTCGGAGATTCGCACTTCCTCGTCCCCCTCGGGCGTGTAGTTCGCGCTCACCACGGACCCCACCGGCGGCTGGACGGCGATCGTCGCCTGCGGACCCGACGCGGCGTCGGTGATCTCGGACCCGATGGCGAACTCGCCGGGCAGCACTTCGCGCAGGCCGCTCGCGACGGTAGAGAGGTCCCGGCGCAGCGCCTTGCGCTGTTCGGGCGTCAGCGTGACTGCCTCGTCCTGGGGCCCGAACGACGTGTTTCCATACATTTGCGGTTCGGCGCACCTAAGGCAACCTGGGATATAAACACGGCGATGAAAGGCGCCACGGGCGCACACCCGTCGATGGCTCGCGAGTCAGTCGCTGACCGAACGGCCGCTCACAGCGCCGGCCGACTCTCGCCGTAGACGGCACACACCACGGCAGCGGCGTACTCGTCGTCGGGTGCGACCGACCGGACGACCACGTTCTCGTCGACGAAGTTCCAGTCCCGCAGCGTCTTGCCGTGGGCCAGCCCCCGCTCGACCTCCTCGCGGACGTGATCCGGGTCCTCGCCGTCCACCTCGTAGAAGATGCCGCGGCCGGACTCGCTGCGCGCCCAGCCGACGGCCGCCGTCGCCCGCTCGCCGGGCGCCGCCGTCGCCGAGGACTCGACGACGTGGAGCTCCTCCCCCACGGGCCCCAGGTCGGGCGCGGTGCCGACCGTCTCGATCGGCGGCCCCGCGGGGATGACCGAGGAGAGGGTCACGAGGTTGTAGTTGTGGACGCCCGCGGCTGCCAGCGCGGCGTCGAACGCGGCGAGTTCGGTGGGACCGGTGTCCGTCCCCCACACGATCCGAATGACGCTCACGTCCCGGTTTCGACGGCGCTACGGGTAAGGGGTTTCGTTTCGACGGTGCGGAGAAGTGGTATCGTCACCAGCATCCGCGCCGAACGGAGTGAGGCACGGTTCACCGGACGCGAGCGAACGGAGTGAGCGCGCCGTCCGGGAGTTTTTCGCCACCGGAAGACTCGCTCTGCTCGTCTTCCGAGCCCTGTCTCGCTACGCTCGACAGGACCACGTTTTTGCAAGGGGGGGTTCCCGCAGGTCGCCGGAGGCGACCGAGGAAACCCTCCGCAGCAAAAAGGTGGTCAGGCGAAGGCGACCGGCGTGCCGCTCTCGTCCTCGGTCTCGTCCTCGACCTTCTCGAGGGCGTTCTGGAAGTCGGCCATTCGGACCTCGGTGCGGTCGTCGCGGATGGCGAACATCCCGGCTTCGGTGGTCAGCGACGCCAGTTCGGCGCCGGAGAAGCCGTCGGTCCGGTCGGCCATCTCGCCGAGGTCGACCGTATCGGCGACGTTCATGTCGCGGGTGTGGATCTCGAGGATGCGCTCGCGGCCCTCGTGGTCGGGGTTGGGGACCTCGATGAGGCGGTCGAAGCGGCCCGGGCGCAGGATGGCGCGGTCGAGCATGTCGAAGCGGTTGGTGGCGGCGATGATCCTGATTTCACCGCGCTCGTCGAAGCCGTCCATCTCCGACAGCAGCTGCATCATCGTCCGCTGGACCTCGGCGTCGCCGGAGGTCTTGGACTCGGTCCGCTTGGCCGCGATGGCGTCGATCTCGTCGATGAAGATGATGGCGGGCTCGCGCTCGGCGGCGAGCTCGAAGAGGTCCCGCACCAGGCGGGCGCCCTCGCCGATGAACTTCCGGACGAGTTCGGAGCCGGCCATCTTGATGAAGGTGGCGTCGGTCTCGTTGGCGACGGCCTTGGCCAGCATCGTCTTGCCCGTGCCCGGCGGGCCGTGCAGCAGGACGCCCGACGGCGGGTCGATGCCGATCTCGCGGAACTGCTCGGCGTTGACGAGCGGCTCCTCGACCGCCTCGCGGACCTCGCGGATCTGCTCCTCGATGCCCCCGATGTCGGCGTACGTGACGGTTGGGGAGCCGTCGACCTCCATCGCCTGCGCGCGGGCGTCGGTCTCGGCCTCGAGGATCTCCTTGACGCTGAAGGAGTCGTTGATCGCGACCCGGTCGCCGGCGTCGAGGTCCTCACGGATGGAGGGGGCGACCTCGGTCAGCACCTCCTGGTTGTTGCCGTGCTGCTTGACGACGACGCCGTCGTCGGTCAGCTCCTCGGCGGTGGCGATGTACAGCGAGGAGGTCTTGAGCATCTCGTTCTCCCGCTCGATACGGTCGACGTCGTCGGTGAGGTCCGCCTGTCGCTCGCGGGCGGCGTCGAGCTGGTCCTCCAACTCCTCGTTGACGTGAACGAGGTCGACGTAGTGCTCCTCGAGCGCCTCGAGGCGCTCGTCGGGGGTCATATCGGGGTCAAGGTCCAACCGGGGCCGCTCGGGAAGCGAGGGACTGCGCGACATCTGGTTGTCGGTTCTACGGTACTGGAACACAAAGTGCCTTTGGATCAGGGGGTCGACCGGCGGCGAAGGGCCGACCGCATCCCGCCGACGTCAGGAGAGTTGCTCGAACTCGTCGAGGTAGTCGCCGTACGTGTCGATCGCCGACTCGACGGGGTCAGCCGAGGCCATGTCGACGCCGGCGTCCCGCAGGAGTTCGAGGGGGTACTTCCGGGACCCGCTGCGGAGGAACTCCCGGTAGCTGCGGGCCGCCGGTTCGCCCTCGTCCAGAATCCCGTCCACGAGCGCGACGGCCGCCGAGATGCCCGTCGCGTACTGGTAGACGTAGAACGCGCGGTAGAAGTGCGGGATGCGCATCCACTCGCGGGCGATCCGGTCGTCGAGTTCGGCGGTCGCGTAGTAGTCGCCCTTCAGCTCCGCGTAGAGGTCGTCGAGCCGATCGGCGGTGAGCGGGTCGCCCTCCTCGACCATCCGATGGGTGCGATGCTCGAACTCGGCGAACATGGTCTGGCGGAACAGCGTCGAGCGGAACCGCTCCAGGTACTCGTTGAGGACGTGCCGGCGCAGGCGCTCGTCCTCGACGGTCTCCAGCAGGTGGTGCGTGAGGAGGGTCTCGTTGACCGTCGACGCCACCTCGGCGACGAAGATCTCGTAGCTGGAGTAGATGTACGGCTGTGACTCGCTGGTGTACTCCGAGTGCAGCGAGTGGCCCAGTTCGTGGGCCAGCGTGTACATCGAGGAGACGTCGTCCTGGTAGTTCATCAGGATGTACGGCTGGGAGTCGTAGGTCCCGCCGGAGTAGGCGCCGGACTGCTTGTTCTCGGTCTCGTAGACGTCGACCCACCGGGACTCCAGGCCCTCGGCGACGCGGG
This genomic interval from Halomicrobium urmianum contains the following:
- a CDS encoding DUF5811 family protein is translated as MYGNTSFGPQDEAVTLTPEQRKALRRDLSTVASGLREVLPGEFAIGSEITDAASGPQATIAVQPPVGSVVSANYTPEGDEEVRISDEERTDLVHGLAASAALQVKQAMGDGAVPAAQ
- a CDS encoding pyruvoyl-dependent arginine decarboxylase encodes the protein MSVIRIVWGTDTGPTELAAFDAALAAAGVHNYNLVTLSSVIPAGPPIETVGTAPDLGPVGEELHVVESSATAAPGERATAAVGWARSESGRGIFYEVDGEDPDHVREEVERGLAHGKTLRDWNFVDENVVVRSVAPDDEYAAAVVCAVYGESRPAL
- the pan2 gene encoding proteasome-activating nucleotidase Pan2, encoding MSRSPSLPERPRLDLDPDMTPDERLEALEEHYVDLVHVNEELEDQLDAARERQADLTDDVDRIERENEMLKTSSLYIATAEELTDDGVVVKQHGNNQEVLTEVAPSIREDLDAGDRVAINDSFSVKEILEAETDARAQAMEVDGSPTVTYADIGGIEEQIREVREAVEEPLVNAEQFREIGIDPPSGVLLHGPPGTGKTMLAKAVANETDATFIKMAGSELVRKFIGEGARLVRDLFELAAEREPAIIFIDEIDAIAAKRTESKTSGDAEVQRTMMQLLSEMDGFDERGEIRIIAATNRFDMLDRAILRPGRFDRLIEVPNPDHEGRERILEIHTRDMNVADTVDLGEMADRTDGFSGAELASLTTEAGMFAIRDDRTEVRMADFQNALEKVEDETEDESGTPVAFA